The following are encoded together in the Oreochromis aureus strain Israel breed Guangdong linkage group 18, ZZ_aureus, whole genome shotgun sequence genome:
- the LOC116314808 gene encoding transcription factor AP-1-like, which translates to MSRKMEATFYDEASNSQHDGAAVYGFNPKTLKQTMTLNLNDPKNFKPHLGAKALDILTSPDVGLLKLASPELERLIIQSCNGLTTPTPTQFICPKNITDEQEGFAEGFVRALAELHYQQQIPAAQPDPQTGSANGMTSGSAAPESGGISYSCTVRTEPPEYTNLSSFTRAVTGSTPAPAGERQPPPPTSYPAAPQPSHNHMDHQLPVAAQHPRLHALKEEPQTVPEMSGETPPLSPIDMESQERIKAERKRMRNRVAASKCRKRKLERIARLEERVKNLKSQNTELVSSANVLRDELALLKQKVMDHVNSGCQLILTQQLQAY; encoded by the coding sequence ATGTCCAGAAAAATGGAAGCGACCTTCTACGACGAAGCCTCCAACTCTCAGCATGACGGGGCGGCAGTGTACGGCTTCAACCCTAAAACCCTCAAACAGACCATGACCCTGAATCTGAACGACCCGAAGAACTTTAAACCTCATTTGGGCGCCAAGGCCCTGGACATCCTGACGTCCCCTGATGTCGGGTTACTGAAGCTGGCTTCACCTGAACTGGAGAGACTGATCATCCAGTCTTGCAACGGGCTGACAACTCCCACCCCGACCCAGTTCATCTGCCCCAAGAACATCACCGACGAGCAGGAGGGCTTCGCTGAGGGGTTTGTGAGGGCGCTGGCTGAGCTCCACTACCAGCAGCAGATACCTGCCGCCCAGCCCGACCCACAGACCGGCTCGGCCAACGGCATGACATCCGGCTCCGCTGCGCCCGAGAGCGGCGGGATTTCCTACAGCTGCACGGTGCGCACGGAGCCGCCGGAGTACACCAACTTGAGCAGCTTCACTCGGGCTGTAACAGGCTCCACGCCCGCACCTGCCGGCGAGAGGCAGCCACCTCCACCTACAAGTTACCCGGcggctccacagccgtcccacAACCACATGGACCACCAGCTGCCGGTGGCTGCGCAGCACCCACGGCTACATGCGCTCAAAGAGGAGCCACAGACGGTCCCGGAGATGTCCGGCGAGACCCCACCGCTCTCCCCCATCGACATGGAGTCCCAAGAGCGCATCAAAGCTGAAAGGAAGCGCATGAGGAACAGGGTGGCCGCGTCCAAATGCCGGAAAAGGAAGCTGGAGAGGATCGCCCGACTGGAGGAGAGGGTCAAAAACCTAAAGAGCCAAAACACGGAGTTGGTTTCCTCTGCCAACGTCCTGCGGGACGAGCTGGCTCTGCTCAAACAAAAGGTGATGGACCACGTTAACAGCGGCTGCCAGCTCATTTTGACGCAGCAGCTCCAAGCTTACTAG
- the tada1 gene encoding transcriptional adapter 1: MNVMAAHASELEIAKKNLTDAIGDNVKHYWANLKLWFKQKISKEEFDIEARRLLAQENVHVHNDFLLAILTRCQIIVSTPEGAGSLQWQGSCASKPGKPKGNKKCSSRQKFDHRFQPQNPLSAAQPFSPREGGSEEEELRLSAHTLLLPTRGQLEARMMVTAFEVGLDNVTEDAISTMIYAVEHHLKDVLTAIIMRRKAYRLRDSRFPYAFGNDVTPQPYLKNSLAAYHSVAECPPQSASLPAGPPPQVSPDEAEQQAVHLLACSADSLPAPLPPISMFDLLEALQVHHGVMPSHTMYALNMERVLSRLWHPSHEELEQDHVHRQRIAAKEGVLVS; this comes from the exons ATGAACGTCATGGCGGCTCATGCTAGCGAGCTTGAGATTGCAAAGAAGAATTTAACGGATGCAATTGGCGATAATGTCAAACA TTACTGGGCAAACCTGAAGCTGTGGTTCAAACAAAAGATCAGCAAGGAAGAGTTTGACATTGAGGCGCGTAGGCTGTTGGCACAGGAGAATG TCCATGTTCACAATGATTTTCTCCTGGCTATTCTTACACGGTGCCAGATCATCGTCTCCACACCAG AGGGTGCAGGGTCATTGCAGTGGCAAGGTAGCTGCGCTTCAAAGCCCGGCAAACCGAAGGGGAATAAGAAATGTTCCTCTAGGCAAAAATTCGAC CATCGTTTCCAGCCTCAGAATCCTCTGAGCGCCGCCCAGCCATTCAGCCCGAGGGAGGGGGGaagtgaggaggaagagctgcGTCTCAGCGCCCACACTCTGCTGCTGCCCACACGGGGCCAACTGGAGGCTCGCATGATGGTGACCGCCTTTGAGGTGGGCTTGGATAACGTCACAGAAGATGCCATCAGCACCATGATCTATGCCGTTGAG CACCACTTGAAAGATGTCCTGACTGCCATAATCATGCGGAGGAAGGCGTATCGATTACGAGACAGCCGTTTCCCCTACGCCTTTGGCAATGATGTCACGCCTCAACCCTATCTGAAAAACAGCCTTGCTGCTTACCACAGTGTTGCTGAATG tcCGCCACAGAGTGCTTCCCTccctgcaggcccaccaccgCAGGTGTCACCCGATGAGGCTGAGCAGCAAGCTGTTCATTTGCTGGCTTGTTCTGCTGACAGTCTTCCTGCGCCTCTCCCTCCAATCAGCATGTTTGATCTCCTCGAGGCTTTACAG GTTCACCACGGCGTGATGCCCTCCCACACCATGTACGCCCTCAACATGGAACGCGTCCTGTCACGGCTTTGGCACCCCAGCCATGAAGAACTAGAGCAGGACCACGTCCACCGGCAGCGCATAGCTGCTAAAGAGGGCGTGCTTGTCAGCTGA